TGACGCGGCACGCCCTGCCCGAACTCCCTACCGGCCACCTGGTCATCGAGCCGTCGGCGAAGAACACGGCTCCCGCCTTAGCCCTGGCCGCGGGCCTGATCGCCCGGCGGTACGGCGATGCGGCGGTGCTGGTCCTTCCCGCCGACCACTACGTCTCCGGGGTGGGGGCCTTTACCGAGGCAGCCGACCGGGCGCTAGCCGCCGCAGCCGCATGCGACGGCCTCGTGACCTTCGGCATCGAGCCCACTCGGCCCGAAACGCAGTACGGCTACGTCGAACTGGACGAACCGGCCCTGGCGCCGGGCGCCGGCCCCTTCCGGGTTCGCCGGTTTGTCGAGAAGCCCGGGCCCGAACAGGCGGCGGCCTTCCTGGCGTCGGGCCGGTATCTTTGGAACAGCGGCATGTTCGCGTGGCAGAATGCCATATTCCTTTCAGAATTGGAGCGGGTGGTGCCCGAACTGGCACGACTGGCCGCTCGGGTGGCAGCGGGCGAGCCGCGGGAGGCCTGGGCCACCGTTTGGGAGGCCCTGCCATCCATCTCCGTCGACTACGCCGTCCTGGAGCGGGCACGCCGCATCCTCTGCATCCGCGCGGGCTTCGCCTGGGACGACCTGGGCTCCTGGCTGGCCGTCGACCGCCACGGCATTCGGGACGAACACGGCAACGTGGTGCTGGGCACGGCGCCCGCGGTGGTGCAAGGTTCCTCCGGGGTCACGGTCCTGACCGAGGAACTGCCCGCGGTGGTGATGGGGGTTCGGGATCTGGTCCTGGCGGCCACCCGCGACGGGGTCCTGGTGGCGGGGAAAGACAGTATCGAGGGGCTCCGCCAGGCCCTGGGTATCCTGGAACGGAAGCTGCAGGAACTGGCCCGGGGCGGCGTGGGGATGCAGGCGCCGGCACCGGCGGCCGCCGGCCGGGAGCCGCGGTAGCGCGGTCTCCAAGATGTCACCGATGGATGAGGAAGCTTCGACTGGAGGACGCAAAACCGGCGAGAGGAACGGCTGCTTGACGCCCCGAATTGCAAGCATGTGGGATAGGAAACCAACGGATGCGCCGGCCTCGTGGGCCGGCGACACCGTCGCCTGAAGTTGGGGGGTTCGTCCCTTGCCACGTACCGTCCGCAAGGCCGTGATCCCGGCGGCCGGCCTGGGCACGCGCTTCCTGCCGGCCACCAAGGCCCAGCCCAAGGAAATGTTGCCCGTGGTCGACAAGCCCATCATCCAGTACGTGGTCGAAGAGGCGGTGGCCGCCGGGATCGACGACATCCTGATCGTCACCGGGCGCGGCAAGCGCGCCATCGAAGACCACTTCGACCGCTCCATCGAGCTGGAGTGGCACCTGGAGCGCGGCAACAAGGACGAGATGCTGGAGTGGGTGCGCTATATCGCTGACCTGGCGGACGTGCACTTCGTCCGGCAGAAGGAGCCCCTGGGCCTGGGCCACGCCGTCCTGCAGGCCCGCCGCCACGTGGGCGACGAGCCCTTCGCCGTCCTCCTGGGCGACGAGATCTTCATCGGGGAAGAACCGGCCCTGGCCGAACTCATGGCCCGCTACCGCGAGACGGGCGCCAGCGTGGTGGCGGTGCGGGAGGTGCCGCGGGAACAGGTGCGGCGCTATGGCGTGGTGGCGGGGGAGCCGGTGGGGGACGGCCTCTACCGCGTGCGGGACATGGTGGAAAAGCCCGATCCCGCCGAAGCGCCCTCCAATCTGGCCATCGTCGGCCGGTACATCATCGAGCCCGATATCTTCGACCTGCTGGAGCGAGTGGGCCGGGGCAAGAACGACGAGATCCAGCTGACCGACGCCTTGCGGCTGCTGGCCCGGGACCAGGCGGTCTACGCCTACCAGACCCGGTCCCGTCGCTACGACGTGGGGGAGAAGCTGGGCTTCTTGCAGGCCACGGTGGAGTTTGCCCTGATGCGGCCGGAGCTGGCTCCCGACTTCCGCGATTACCTGTTCAATCTGGTGGACGAGCTCAGGACCGGCCGCTGGCCGGGGGTCGAACAGGCCGCGGCCACGCGGCAGGCGGGGCCGGCGCCGCTGAGGCGGCCGCGTTAGCGCCAAGCCGAGGAAACCGGGGGCGATCCGGTACCGGACCGGCGGCCGTTGGCAGGGGCGCTGCTACCGGCGTCGATGCGCCTCCACTTTCTAATATGGGTGGTGCTCCGGTGTCGTCCGTTCGACCGTGGCAGGTGCCGCGAAGCCGGTAGGTGGGAAGGAGGGACGGCGTGCATGACTCGGATTGAAGTGACGGGCGCCGTCAACGCCCTATGGCTGGTCGGCTTTCTGCTGGTCCGTTACCTGGCCGAAGCGGGACCGGCGGCCGTTGGGGCCCCGGGCGTGAGCGACACCGCCAAGCTCTTCGGCTGGGCCGTACCCATGGGATTGGTTCTCTTCGGGGTGGCCTGGGGCGGTTACGCCATCGGTCGTGTGGCCGCCCAGTCGGAACGGCAGAACTGAGGAAGGGATTGGAACGCCGTGTTACGCAAGCCCGTGCGGTTGTGCCCGGGCGACACGGTGGGCGTCGTGTCCCTGTCGGCACCGGTGGCGGCCGAGTGCCCCCGTCGCTACCGGCGAGGTCTCGAGGAACTGAAGCGGATCGGTTTTCGGCCGCGACCAGCGCCGCATGTCACGGCCCGCCACGGCCACACGGCGGGGACGCCCGAACAACGGCTGGGCGATCTGCATGATCTCTGGCGGGATCCGGACGTCACGGCCATCATCAACACCATCGGTGGCTACAACTCCCACCACCTGCTGGAAGATCTGGACTACGAGTACATCGCCCGGCATCCGAAGCTGTTCATCGGTTACAGCGACATTACCGCCCTGCACGTCGCCCTTCATGCCCGTACGGGCCTGGTGACCGTGCTGGGTCCGGCCCTGATGCCCCAGTTCGGCGAATACGGCGGGGTGCATCCGTATACGTGGGAGCATCTGCGGCGGGTCACCATGCAGGCCGAACCGCCTGGTGAACTGACCCCGTCTCCGGAGTGGACGGCGGAGCACCTGCGCTGGGACGTCGAAGACGACCGGCCCCGTCGCTACGTGCCCAATCCGGGACCGCGCACCCTGCGCCCGGGCCAGGCCGAAGGGCCCATCCTGGCCGGCAACGCCGGCACGCTGCTCCTGTTGGCGGGAACCCCCTGGTGGCCGCGGGTCGACGGTGTGATCCTCTGCTTGGAAGAAGATGAGAGCGAGCACCCCGGCACCATCGACCGCATGCTGACGCAGCTGCGACATATGGGCGTGTTTTCGCGCATCGCAGGTCTGGTGCTCGGCCGGTTCCACCCGCGGGTGGGGTTCTCGGAAGATGATCCCCTAGAGGAGATCGTCCTGCGGGCCGTTCGCGGCTACGACTTTCCGGTGGCGGTCGACTTCGACTTTGGCCACACCGACCCAATGTTCACCTTGCCCCTGGGCGTGCGGGCCCGGCTCGAGGCGGCGCCCACGAAACCCCGGCTTTTTATCCTGGAGGCGGCGGTGATCTGACGGCTCGGGGTGCTCGGGGTGGAGGAATGCCGGCGTTTGTGGATCCGCAGAAGAGGTTAACCGCTCACCACGCGCCGGGGATCCACGTTGCGCCCCGTCACCACGACCACGATCCGGCGGGGCTTGGGGAGGGGGCCCTCGGGACGCCAGGGGAACACGCCGCGTAGCGACTGGACGCGCCGGTCGGACGGGACGTGCCGGTCGGACGCTTTGCTGTCCGGCGGCGTGGCTGCCGCTTCCATAAGGGCCGCCACGGCGGTGGCTGCACCGCCTTCGACCAGCAGGCCGTGTTCTTCCAGCATGAAGGTCATGGCCCGGGCGATGGCCTCCTCGGAGACCAGCACGGCATCGGTGGCCAGTTCGCTCACCAACTGGAAGGTCCACCGGTTGTCCAGGCCGATGCCCCCCAGCAGGCTGTCGGCCAGGCTGGGTTCTTCGGGCAGGGTGATGGGGCGGCCGGCGCGGAGGCTGTGGAACATGACCGGCCCCCGTTCCATGGAGACGCCAATGAGCTGAGGGGCCGTAACGGACTGCCTTGCGCCGGCAGCGGCCGCCGGCCGTGAGCTCGCCCTGCCGCCAGGGGCCAGGATGCCTTGGGGGCGAGCCACCCCGCCCGGCGCGAAGTGCCACAGGGCCAGCCCCACGCCCGACAGCAGCCCGCCGCCCGAGAGCGGGACGATGACCGCGTCCACGTCCGGCAAGTCGTCCAGGATCTCCAGCCCCACGGTGCCGTGGCCGGCGATGACGTCGGGGTCGTCGAAGGGATGAACCGGCACCAGCCCCTGCTCGGCGGCCAGCCGGGCGCAGAGGGCCTCGGCGTCGTCCTGGGTGGGGGCAAAGGCCAGCTCGGCGCCCAGGCGGCGGATGGCCTCCAGCTTGACGGGCGGGACGCCCTCGGAGACGCACACCACGGCCCGCAGGCCCAGCCGCCGGGCCACGTAGGCCACCGCCCGGCCGTGGTTGCCGGTGGAGAAGGTCACGACGCCGGGGACGGGGCGAAGGGGCGCCGGGTCCGACGCCGGGGCACCCGCCGGCCTGCCGTGGCCGGGTCGATCCGATGCCGCCAGGCGCACCACCTTGCTGGCCGCGCCGCGGAGCTTGAAGGAGCCCGTGGGCTGGAGGGTCTCGAGCTTGAGGTAGACCTCCGCTCCGAGCCGCTCCGACAGCGCCGGGGAGGGGATCAGGGGAGTGCGGACGGCGATGCCGGCGATGCGGGTCCGGGCGGCGAGGAGTTCCTCGCGCCAGGACGGGTCATCCACCAGGTCCTGGTGCTTGCGCTCCGGGTCCGGGTCGCCCTGGTTATGCCCCTCCGGGTTCGGACCCCTGGGGGATGGGGCCCCCGGGTTCGTGCCGCCGGCGGGCACGCCCGAGGGCGGCTGGTTCTTCAGGGACATGGGCGGGCCCCCTCGGCTGACTTCGTTTGTATAAATGAGCTCCTGGATCAGTGCGCTCCTTCGAGACGCCCATGGGGATTCGCTGCTGGGTGACCCGGGTCGGTCGATCCCTCGCCAGGCTACCTGGGCTATGCCGGGACGTCAATCGGCACCGGTACGATGGCCCGCCGCGCCGGCGCGGGCGAGATCGCCGGCGGTCGAAGGCTGAACCGTCGGTCAACGCGTACCGGGTCCGCGGTGACAACGAACAAACCGGTCAGGCCGTCGTACAACCGCTTTGCCGCGGCCGCTATCGCGGCCGCCCGGGCCGCGTGATAACGAACAAACCGGTCAGGCCGTAGCCCGGCCGTTCGTGGTGGTATGCTGGAAGTAAGCGACTTGGTCCGGGGATTGGCGGCCTCCTCCATGGACCGTTCCGGTGAAACGGTGCAACCGAAAGGCGGGGAGCGGGCATGGCGCAGCCGCAGCATCTTGAGGACCTCATCCGGCGGCTTCGCGCCGTTCTGATCCAAGAAGAAGATGTGCGATCGGCCTGGCTCTTCGGGTCGGTGGCCCGGGGCCAGGACCGCACCGATTCGGACGTCGACGTGGCCGTCTGGATGCGGGCCCGTCCCGACTTCGAGCGCTTTTCGGCCCTTCAGCTTCGCCTTGAGCAGGCCGTCCACCGCCCGGTTGACCTGGTGGTTCTGAACGACGGCAACCCCCTCGTGGCGCAGGAGGCCGTCCGCGGTATTCCGCTCCTTACCCGGGACGCATACGCCGAACTGGAATTCGTCCTGGATGTGGACCGCCAAGCCGAGGACTTCCGGCTTTTTCTGGATTCGTTCTGGAAGGAACGGCGGCGGGCCGCGAAGGAGGCACGGCGGTGAACCTTACTCCTTCGCAGCAGCACGGAATCAGGGTCCGCATTGATTTTGCGCGGCAAGAACTTGATGACTTACAGCGGTACAGAGAACTTACATGGCTGCAGTACCAGTCCGACCGGGACGCCCGCCGCATCGTGGAGCGCATCATAGAGAACGTTGCGAATGCGTTGCTTGACCAGAAACATGGGCGGCGCAAGCCCCGGGCTTTAGCCCTGGGGATAAGCCGCCGGTAGGCTTCTCGGTTCTATGTCGCCGTGTGGCATAATCCAACTATGCGACGGAGATTCAAGTCGGACCGCAGTGTAGTGTACTCCTGCCAGTATCATGTCGTGTGGTGCCCGAAGTACCGTCGGCGGGTTCTGGTTGATGGAGTCGATGATCACTTGAAAGCTATCCTTCGCGAAGTCGCCCGTGAACGGCAGGCTGAGATGATCGAGATGAAAGTCATGCCGGATCATGTCCACCTCCTTGTCCAAGTGGATCGTCAGTTCGGAATTCATCGGCTGGTTCGGCTCATGGAGGGGCGGTCGTCGCGCATTCTTCGCCAGGAATCCCCGTGGCTGAGGAGCCAGTTGCCCACGCGCTGGACGAACAGCTACGTCGTTGCCACGGTAGGGGGTGCGCCGCTTGCAGTTAACAAGCAATATATTGAACAACAGAAACGGGTTTGAACGCACCCCTTCCTTTTTCTGTGAGATCCCCTTGTGCGTCACCCCCGCTCAAGCCCGCCGGCTGAATGTCCGTTTGAAGGCGGCGCGGCAGGTGTACAACGCTTGCCTGGGAGAAGCGTTCAAACGAGCGCGGCTTCTGAAGGAGCGGCGAGTCTATCGCAAAGCGTGTCAGCTGCCGAGGGGCGAAGCGCGAACCGCCGCGTTCGGCACGGCCCGCCAGTCCGTGGCGTTCACGGACGCGGCGCTGCAGCGATACGCCGTGCGGCTGCGCCAGCGGGCCTTCCAAGCCCATCTGGATGTGCATGTGGCCCAGAAGCTCGCCTCCCGCGCCTTTAAGGCCGTCGATGCTTGGCTGCTCGGTCAGCGCGGCCGGCCCCGGTTCAAAGGCCGCCGGCAGATGGACGCGGTGGAAGGCAAGTCCAACCATGCCGGCATCCGTTGGCGGGGCGGGGCGGTCGAGTGGAAAGGCCTTGTCCTTCCCGCCATCATGGATCTGCGCGATCCCGTCGTGGCCCATGCCCTCGGTTCTTCCCCTTAGAACCCCCCGGCTTTAGCCGTGGGGAGGTTCAGATCAGTAAGATTCTGCTGTCGTCGCTGGGCCGGCCTACGCCCGGGACGTACCGGGAGATCATGCTCGCCCTCGCGGCGGCCGAGCTGGCGTCGGAGGATCTGGCGCAGGACCTGGCGACTCTCGCCGGATTGAGGAATACCCTGGCGCACCGGTACCTCGACTACAAATGGGAAGGCGTGCGCTGGTTCCTCACGAAAGGTATCGAAAGCGTGAACCGGTGGTTGAACCGGTGCGAGGAACTGGCGGCCCACCAGCGCGATCGCTGAACTCTCGGCAGGGGCCGCAGCAGGGAGGCGGCCCTCCAACCGCCCCCTTGCTGCGATCCTGACGCCCCGGGGCATGCCGGCCCCGATACGTCGGGTGGCCCGAACCTTCGGCCGCCCCCCTGCTGCGATCCTGACCCCTCCTACCCCGGCGCGCGGGTCCAGACCCGCCACCCCTGCCACGATCCCCGCCCCGGTTAACGGGTCCGCGTCCGCTCCCGCGACACGCCCCGGATCGGCGCTCCCTCGCTTCTTCGCCGCCGCTCGGCGCGGCTCCCCGCCACGCGCCGCGGCTCGCTGCCGCTCGCCGCCGGAAGCCTACCCGTGCCAGACCTCCCGCAGCACGCGGAGGGTGTTACCGCCGATCACCTTCTTGATCTCGTCGTCGGAGTAGTGGTGCTTGACCAGCCAGCGAACGATGTTGGGCCACGCCTCGGCGATGTTCTCCAGCCCCCGCACGTAGGGCACGCGGGGGAAGTCCTCGCCCTTGGCGTGGCTGGCGCCGATGGACAGGTGGGCGGCAAAGGCCTTGTGCAGGGCCACGTGGTCGCCAAAGAGCAGGTCGGGCCCGAAGGTCACGTGGTCGATGCCCACCAGTTCCACACAGTACTCGAAGTGCTCCATCACCGACTCGATGCTGTGCTCGGGGTGGTTGCGGGTCAGGGTGGTGTGGGGCGCCGCCTCGATGCCGATCACGCCGCCCCGCTCGGCGCAGGCCTTGATCACCTCGTCGGGCTTGAGCCGCCGGCTGGGCCACAGGGCGCGGGCCCCGGCGTGGGTGATGAAGACCGGCTTCTTGCTGAACCGGATCGTATCGAGAGCCGTCTGGTCGCCCGAGTGGGACACGTCGATGGCGATGCCCAGCTTGTTCATCCGCTCCACGGCCTGTCGGCCGAACACCGTCAGCCCGCCGTCCCGCGGCTCCCGCAGGCCGCACCCCAGGGCGTTCCCCTCGCTGTACGCGATGCCCATCATCCGGATCCCCAGGCCGTACAGCACATCGAGCCGGTCCAGCTCGTTCTCGATGGGCGTCGCCGCCTCCAGGCTGGGGATCAGGGCGACCCGGCCCTCGGCGTGGGCGCGCAGGATGTCGTCGACCCGCTCCGCCCGGATGACGAAGTCCTGGTGGGCCAGGTCGGCGAACCGCATGCCGATGTCGTGGATGATGTCGGTCCACTTCCACCCCATCTTGGAGGTGATGGTGGCGGCGCCGTTGAGGAAGTTCTCGCACACGGCATCGAGCCCCGAAGCCGCCAGGCCCTCGTACCCGGTGAAGATCCGGCCCTCGCGGATGTAGTCGAAGACCTGTCCCACGTCCTCGGGGATCACCATCAGGTGCTCGTGGAGGGAGATCACCACGTTCTCCGCCAGGAGCCGCTGGACCCGCTGCTCTTGGGCGTCGGACACCTCCACCACGTAGGGGGAGACCCGGCCGATCTCCCTGGCCAGCTGGAAGGGCCGGTAGTCGACCCCCGGCTCGAGGAACTGGAAGGAACGGTAGCCGTCGTACTTCTTCCTCTTGGCGGTCGAACCCGCCGCGGCGGCACCCGCCGCGGGTTCGGGCATGCTGTTGCTCACGGGCAACTTCCTTTCTCCAGGCGCTGTCAAGCCTTTCAAGCTCCACGCGTCCGGTCCGCTCGCCGGGCTTGCGCCCGCCGCGGCTGCTCCGCAGCGGGGTGGGACCCGCCGTCCGCCGCCGCCACCCTCCGCCCCCGGAAGCCAGGCTAGCCCTTGAGCCCGGGCACGACCTCCAGCAGGAACTCCCGCACCACCCGGCGGAACTTTTCCGGCTCCTCCACCTGGGGCGAGTGACCGCTGTGGTCGAACACCACCAGCCGTGCCCTGGGCATGAGCCGGGCGATCTCCTCCGAGGCCTCCAGGGGCGTGATCCAGTCGTGGCGGCCGCAGAGGACCAGGGTGGGCACCTGGATCTCGTGCAGCCGGTTCGTCAGATCATATCGGGGCTGGTTGCGGGAGAAGGCCCAGTTGTGGGTCTCGTGGCGGAAGCGGATCCGCTCCAGCTTGGCCCGGGCCCGCTCAGGATCGAAGTTGACCTCGTACAGGGGCATGATCGCCTCGTAGCAGGCGCGGAAGTCCTCGTCATCGTAGACCTGGCCGGCGAAGAGCCGGGCCAGCATGGCGCGGTCCACGCCGGGCAGGTTGCGGGCCAGGGCCGCCTGGACCGCCTTCTCCTGGTAGCGGTTGCTGGCGGCGGTGTCCCGCAGGATCAGTGCGTAGAGGTTCTCCGGGTAGCGCAGGGCGTACTCCAGGGCCAGGTGGCCGCCGTAGGAGCCGCCGGCCAGGACCATCTTGCCCAGGCCCAGGTGCTGCCGGAGCCCTTCGATATCCGCCACCCACTGCTCGTGGCTGTACGGGGGCGCCCCTTCCGACTCGCCGGATCCCCGCTGGTCGAAGCACACCAGCTGGAGCCCCAGCTCCGTGAAGGGCATGAACGCCTCCCGGTCGCCGGCCCGGCTGCCCAGCCCGGGACCTCCGTGCAGGGTGAGCAGGGGGATCCCCTCGCCGAACACCTCGTAGACCAGCTCGACCCCGTTGATCCGGGCGCGCATGCCGCCTCACCTCCTTTGTTTGACTAAATCAAACAATTTGACTGAGCGATGTGCCTCGGATTCGGCGTGGGGATGCCGGCTCCTCCTGCTGGTCGTCGCCTGAGGCAAAAAATTTTTCGAAATCCTCCGGGCAGCCAGCAGGAACCGGCGAAGGTGAGGCGAATCGGTAGCGACTAATCCGGCGGTTGACTGGACCGCGGTGGTTGAACAGATCAACCGATGCGGTTCAGCCCCATGCAAGCCCTTGTGGCAAGCCCTTGTGGAAAGGAGGTCTGGTGCCCATGGCGGGGGAGCAGGGCGCCCGGCCGGTGCCGCAGCCGGCGCCCCGGCCGGTGCCCCAGTCACCGGCCGGGCCGGGCCACGGCTACGTGATCCAGGCGGTCATCAAGGCCCTGGACGTGCTCTTCGCCTTCCGGGAACCGCCCCACGAGCACAGCCTGGCCGAGCTGGCCCGGATCACCGGGCTGGGGAAGAACCAGTGCTTCCGCTGCCTCAAGACGCTGGAGGCCTATGGCCTGGTCCGGCTGGGAGAGCACGGGCGCTATGTGCTGACGCCCATGCTGCTGAGCCTGGCGGTGCTGGCGGCGGAAGAGCGCTCCCTGATCCGGCTGGCCCAGCCGATCCTGGACCGGCTGGCGGCGGAGACGGGGGAGACGGTGCACCTGATCGCCCTGGTCGACGGCATGGCGGTGGTCATCGACCGGCGGGATGGCCCGGCGGGCCTGCGCCTGGCCACGCCCCTGGGGGCGCGCAGCCCCCTGCACGCGGGAGCCGTGCCCAAGGCTATGCTGGCCTTCCTGCCCGAAGCCGAGCAGGCACGGGTGCTGGACATGCTGCCCTTCCTCCCCCGGTACACGCCCAAGACGGTGGTCGACCCCCAGCAGCTGCGGGCCGAGCTGGCCGAGATCCGGCGGCGCGGCTACGCCATCAGCGACGAGGACATCGAGGCCGGGGCACGGGGCGTGGGGGCGCCCATCTTCGATGCCCGGGGTCGCGTGGTGGCCGGGGTGAGCGCCGGCGGGCCGTCGCTGCGTATTCCTCCCGAGCGGCTTGAGCATCTGGGCGAGCTGGTGCGGCTGGCGGCCCGGGACATCTCCCGGCAGCTGGGCTATGCCGGGGCGGTCAGCGCGGCGGGCCCGGGGGCCAGGAGCTGAGGGGGGAGGGCGCGCGCAGATCCTCGGGGGCGGGGGCCGGCGCCCGGCTTTGACACCAGAGGACCCAGGGGTATGGGTTCGACGCGACGGGTTCTTCACCACGCGACGGGTTCTTCACCAAACGAAAGGGGCATGCATCATGGCGGTTCGATGGGATGAAGCCGGCGGCCGGCCGGCCGGGTCCACCGCGGGGCGTGGATCCGGGGGCGCCGCCGGGCCATACCGGAGCAGGAGGCGTTCCCTGGCCCGGATCGCAGCGGCCCTGCTGGTGGCCGCTGCCACCCTGCTGGCGGCCTGCGGCAGCGGTGGGGGCGGCGGCGCGGGAGGAACCGGGAGCGGCGGTGCCGGGGGCAGCGTGGGCAGTGGAGGCGGCGGGGGCGGCGAGGCCTACAACCCCAACGCCACGGTCACCCTGGTGACCCCGGCGGACCCGACCTTCAACCCGTGGCACCCCAATGCCTATGCGGAATCCAACATCATCAACGAGATGATCTTCCCCGGCCTGACCCGGTGGGACGAGCACATGAAGCCGGTGCCCCACCTGGCCACCGAGTGGAGCGTCTCCGACGACGGCCTGGTGTGGACCTTCAAGCTGCGGGAAGGGGTCAAGTGGTCCGACGGCCAGCCCTTCACCGCCGACGACGTGGCCTTCACCTTCAACGAGATCGTCCTGAATCCGGACCTGGGCGCCAACCACAGCAGCGAGTACAAGGCGGTGGAGAAGGTGGTGGCGGTCGACCCCCACACCGTCGAGTTCCACCTCAAGGAGCCCTTCGCCTCGCTGCCCTCGTATCTGGCGTACTACGCGGGCATCCTGCCCAAGCACGTCTTCGAGGGCGTCGAGGACCCGTGGAGCCTGAACGAGTTCAACAAGAAGAACCCCGTCGGCACGGGGCCTTTCATGGTGGCCGAGTACGTCTCCGGCTCCCACGTGCGCCTGGTGCCCAACCCGCACTACTGGGGCGAGAAGCCCAAGGTCAAGGACGTGGTCTTCCGCATCGTCCCGGACGTGAACGCCCAGGTGGCCCAGCTGCTGGCGGGCGAGGTCGACATGCTGTCCATCGACGACCCGACCCTGCTGGACAAGCTCCAGAACAACCCCAACCTGCAGCTGGAGCGGGTGCTGACCAACGTCTACTATTTCGTCGCCCTCAACCAGGACGACCCCCGCTTCCAGGACAAGCGGGTGCGCCAGGCGCTCTCGTACGCCATCGACAAGGAAGCGATGATCGAGAACCTGGTCAAGGGCTACGGCCAGGTGGCCACGGGCCCCATCCCGCCCCTGCAGGCCGAGTACTACAACGGCGACGTGGCCCGTTATCCCTACGATCCTGAGAAGGCGAAGGCCCTGCTGGCGGAGGCCGGCTGGAAGCCGGGGCCCGACGGCATCCTGCAGAAGGACGGCAAGCCCTTCCACATCACGATGACCGCGGCCCAGATGCGCCAGCTGGTGCCCGCCACCCTGCTGGTCCAGCAGTGGTGGAAGGACCTGGGCATCCAGGTCGACGTCGACGTCCTCGACTGGAACAGCTACATCGAGAAGGCCATCGTCAACCGGGACTACGAGGCGACCCTGGCCTGGTGGTCCACGCCGGCGGACCCCGACGTCTACCCGTACTATGCCTCGGAGGCGGCGGGCCGGGGCAACAACATCCCCAACTACCGCAACCCGGCCCTAGACGACCTGCTGCGCCGCGGGCGCGCCGCCACCAGCGAGGAGGAGCGCAAGGCCATCTACGCCGAGGCCCAGAAGCTGATGGCCGACGAGCTGCCCTACCTCTACCTGTGGTGGCCCGAGAGCATCGTGGTCTACAACAAGGCGCTGCACGT
This is a stretch of genomic DNA from Thermaerobacter sp. PB12/4term. It encodes these proteins:
- a CDS encoding DUF86 domain-containing protein — protein: MERPCPSRHHGSARSRRGPCPRFFPLEPPGFSRGEVQISKILLSSLGRPTPGTYREIMLALAAAELASEDLAQDLATLAGLRNTLAHRYLDYKWEGVRWFLTKGIESVNRWLNRCEELAAHQRDR
- a CDS encoding mannose-1-phosphate guanylyltransferase, whose translation is MPGLPRVAVILAGGEGRRLWPASTPRRPKQFLRLFGGRTLLEATWERARAVPGVVDVWVVTGAPYVELTRHALPELPTGHLVIEPSAKNTAPALALAAGLIARRYGDAAVLVLPADHYVSGVGAFTEAADRALAAAAACDGLVTFGIEPTRPETQYGYVELDEPALAPGAGPFRVRRFVEKPGPEQAAAFLASGRYLWNSGMFAWQNAIFLSELERVVPELARLAARVAAGEPREAWATVWEALPSISVDYAVLERARRILCIRAGFAWDDLGSWLAVDRHGIRDEHGNVVLGTAPAVVQGSSGVTVLTEELPAVVMGVRDLVLAATRDGVLVAGKDSIEGLRQALGILERKLQELARGGVGMQAPAPAAAGREPR
- a CDS encoding alpha/beta fold hydrolase produces the protein MRARINGVELVYEVFGEGIPLLTLHGGPGLGSRAGDREAFMPFTELGLQLVCFDQRGSGESEGAPPYSHEQWVADIEGLRQHLGLGKMVLAGGSYGGHLALEYALRYPENLYALILRDTAASNRYQEKAVQAALARNLPGVDRAMLARLFAGQVYDDEDFRACYEAIMPLYEVNFDPERARAKLERIRFRHETHNWAFSRNQPRYDLTNRLHEIQVPTLVLCGRHDWITPLEASEEIARLMPRARLVVFDHSGHSPQVEEPEKFRRVVREFLLEVVPGLKG
- the tnpA gene encoding IS200/IS605 family transposase, translating into MRRRFKSDRSVVYSCQYHVVWCPKYRRRVLVDGVDDHLKAILREVARERQAEMIEMKVMPDHVHLLVQVDRQFGIHRLVRLMEGRSSRILRQESPWLRSQLPTRWTNSYVVATVGGAPLAVNKQYIEQQKRV
- a CDS encoding pyridoxal-phosphate dependent enzyme, with protein sequence MSLKNQPPSGVPAGGTNPGAPSPRGPNPEGHNQGDPDPERKHQDLVDDPSWREELLAARTRIAGIAVRTPLIPSPALSERLGAEVYLKLETLQPTGSFKLRGAASKVVRLAASDRPGHGRPAGAPASDPAPLRPVPGVVTFSTGNHGRAVAYVARRLGLRAVVCVSEGVPPVKLEAIRRLGAELAFAPTQDDAEALCARLAAEQGLVPVHPFDDPDVIAGHGTVGLEILDDLPDVDAVIVPLSGGGLLSGVGLALWHFAPGGVARPQGILAPGGRASSRPAAAAGARQSVTAPQLIGVSMERGPVMFHSLRAGRPITLPEEPSLADSLLGGIGLDNRWTFQLVSELATDAVLVSEEAIARAMTFMLEEHGLLVEGGAATAVAALMEAAATPPDSKASDRHVPSDRRVQSLRGVFPWRPEGPLPKPRRIVVVVTGRNVDPRRVVSG
- a CDS encoding nucleotidyltransferase family protein, with protein sequence MAQPQHLEDLIRRLRAVLIQEEDVRSAWLFGSVARGQDRTDSDVDVAVWMRARPDFERFSALQLRLEQAVHRPVDLVVLNDGNPLVAQEAVRGIPLLTRDAYAELEFVLDVDRQAEDFRLFLDSFWKERRRAAKEARR
- the galU gene encoding UTP--glucose-1-phosphate uridylyltransferase GalU, with the translated sequence MPRTVRKAVIPAAGLGTRFLPATKAQPKEMLPVVDKPIIQYVVEEAVAAGIDDILIVTGRGKRAIEDHFDRSIELEWHLERGNKDEMLEWVRYIADLADVHFVRQKEPLGLGHAVLQARRHVGDEPFAVLLGDEIFIGEEPALAELMARYRETGASVVAVREVPREQVRRYGVVAGEPVGDGLYRVRDMVEKPDPAEAPSNLAIVGRYIIEPDIFDLLERVGRGKNDEIQLTDALRLLARDQAVYAYQTRSRRYDVGEKLGFLQATVEFALMRPELAPDFRDYLFNLVDELRTGRWPGVEQAAATRQAGPAPLRRPR
- a CDS encoding LD-carboxypeptidase, with the translated sequence MLRKPVRLCPGDTVGVVSLSAPVAAECPRRYRRGLEELKRIGFRPRPAPHVTARHGHTAGTPEQRLGDLHDLWRDPDVTAIINTIGGYNSHHLLEDLDYEYIARHPKLFIGYSDITALHVALHARTGLVTVLGPALMPQFGEYGGVHPYTWEHLRRVTMQAEPPGELTPSPEWTAEHLRWDVEDDRPRRYVPNPGPRTLRPGQAEGPILAGNAGTLLLLAGTPWWPRVDGVILCLEEDESEHPGTIDRMLTQLRHMGVFSRIAGLVLGRFHPRVGFSEDDPLEEIVLRAVRGYDFPVAVDFDFGHTDPMFTLPLGVRARLEAAPTKPRLFILEAAVI
- a CDS encoding dipeptidase, translating into MSNSMPEPAAGAAAAGSTAKRKKYDGYRSFQFLEPGVDYRPFQLAREIGRVSPYVVEVSDAQEQRVQRLLAENVVISLHEHLMVIPEDVGQVFDYIREGRIFTGYEGLAASGLDAVCENFLNGAATITSKMGWKWTDIIHDIGMRFADLAHQDFVIRAERVDDILRAHAEGRVALIPSLEAATPIENELDRLDVLYGLGIRMMGIAYSEGNALGCGLREPRDGGLTVFGRQAVERMNKLGIAIDVSHSGDQTALDTIRFSKKPVFITHAGARALWPSRRLKPDEVIKACAERGGVIGIEAAPHTTLTRNHPEHSIESVMEHFEYCVELVGIDHVTFGPDLLFGDHVALHKAFAAHLSIGASHAKGEDFPRVPYVRGLENIAEAWPNIVRWLVKHHYSDDEIKKVIGGNTLRVLREVWHG